From one Trueperella pyogenes genomic stretch:
- a CDS encoding ECF-type riboflavin transporter substrate-binding protein gives MSTFAKVSPVVQVVAIGIGAALFFVLGRFVAIPSPIPNTTISLQYAVLAVFAALYGPVVGALAGFIGHLLIDATWGIWLSWELATLVFGLLIGLFVMGNRVREGDFGSKTLVRFNLSVIAAHAVAWLLVAPLGDILIYSEPTSKVFTQGAFAFASNSVVTCVLGTLILAIYARTRTGSGSLRQED, from the coding sequence ATGTCCACGTTCGCTAAGGTCTCCCCCGTCGTCCAAGTGGTGGCTATCGGTATCGGTGCCGCCCTGTTCTTCGTGTTGGGCCGCTTCGTCGCGATCCCCTCCCCGATTCCCAACACCACTATCTCGTTGCAGTACGCTGTGCTCGCCGTGTTCGCCGCCCTCTACGGCCCGGTCGTCGGCGCATTGGCCGGCTTTATCGGCCACCTGCTCATCGACGCCACCTGGGGAATTTGGCTCTCGTGGGAGCTAGCAACTCTCGTATTTGGCCTGCTGATCGGCCTGTTTGTGATGGGTAACCGGGTGCGTGAGGGCGATTTCGGTTCGAAGACGCTGGTGCGTTTTAATCTGAGTGTCATCGCCGCCCACGCGGTAGCCTGGCTCTTGGTGGCTCCGCTTGGCGACATCTTGATCTATTCGGAGCCGACGTCGAAGGTCTTCACTCAAGGCGCTTTCGCCTTCGCGTCCAACTCGGTGGTCACCTGCGTGCTCGGCACACTGATTCTGGCCATTTACGCCCGTACCCGCACAGGTTCGGGCTCACTGCGCCAGGAGGACTAG
- a CDS encoding SAM hydrolase/SAM-dependent halogenase family protein yields the protein MKALVIQSDFGLDDGAVAAMYGVALSCDPALQIYNLTHNIPPYNIWEGSYRLAQTIDYWPAGTVFVSVVDPGVGSERKSVVAKTATGHFIVTPDNGTLTHVQSIFGVTEVREIDETANRLRGSEASYTFHGRDVYAYTGARLAAGVISYPEVGPALDPARLALLPVTDPTVEADSITGTIDALDVRYGSLWTSISREQFLGLGFGFGDRVRMHVTHDGGVVHANHVTYVPSFASVEVGESLAYVNSLDRMAVAINRGSYARAFNIGTGPAWAITLSRQ from the coding sequence GTGAAAGCACTAGTTATTCAGTCAGATTTCGGCTTAGACGATGGTGCGGTCGCCGCGATGTACGGCGTCGCCCTGTCGTGTGACCCGGCCCTGCAGATTTACAACCTCACACACAATATTCCTCCCTATAACATTTGGGAGGGTTCCTACCGTCTTGCGCAGACGATTGACTACTGGCCCGCAGGCACCGTGTTCGTCTCTGTGGTGGATCCGGGTGTGGGCTCGGAGCGCAAGTCAGTGGTGGCAAAAACCGCCACCGGTCATTTCATTGTGACCCCAGACAACGGCACGCTCACCCATGTCCAGTCCATCTTCGGGGTCACCGAGGTGCGCGAGATTGACGAAACCGCGAACCGCCTGCGTGGCTCTGAGGCTTCCTACACCTTCCACGGCCGGGACGTCTACGCTTACACGGGCGCGCGCCTAGCCGCGGGCGTTATTTCGTATCCCGAGGTTGGACCGGCCCTCGATCCAGCTCGCCTCGCTCTCCTACCCGTCACAGATCCGACCGTCGAGGCAGACTCAATCACGGGCACCATCGACGCCCTGGACGTCCGCTACGGTTCGCTGTGGACCTCGATTTCGCGCGAGCAATTCCTCGGACTGGGCTTCGGCTTCGGTGACCGCGTCCGGATGCACGTCACCCACGACGGCGGCGTCGTCCACGCCAACCATGTCACCTATGTCCCCTCTTTCGCCTCGGTCGAGGTGGGCGAATCGCTCGCCTACGTCAATTCCCTCGACCGTATGGCGGTGGCCATCAACCGCGGTTCCTACGCCCGCGCATTCAACATCGGCACCGGCCCTGCATGGGCTATCACGCTAAGTAGACAATAA
- the rplM gene encoding 50S ribosomal protein L13, with protein sequence MRTFTPKPGDIEKKWYVIDATDVVLGRLAAQVAPLLRGKHKPTFAPNVDTGDFVIVINADKVALTGMKHTQKMAYRHSGFPGGLKATSYAELLEENPERAVYKAVAGMLPKGTLGRQQLSKLKIYRGAEHPHSAQKPEVYELKAAK encoded by the coding sequence GTGCGCACTTTTACACCGAAGCCCGGAGACATCGAGAAGAAGTGGTACGTCATCGACGCCACCGATGTCGTCCTCGGCCGACTGGCAGCCCAGGTTGCCCCTCTGCTACGTGGGAAGCACAAGCCGACTTTCGCTCCCAACGTTGACACCGGTGACTTCGTCATCGTCATCAATGCAGACAAGGTCGCTCTGACCGGCATGAAGCACACGCAGAAGATGGCCTACCGTCACTCCGGCTTCCCGGGGGGCCTCAAGGCAACCTCCTACGCCGAGCTTCTCGAGGAGAATCCCGAGCGCGCCGTCTACAAGGCCGTCGCCGGCATGCTCCCCAAGGGAACCCTCGGACGTCAGCAGCTGTCCAAGCTCAAGATCTACCGTGGCGCAGAGCACCCGCATTCCGCTCAAAAGCCCGAAGTTTACGAGCTCAAGGCTGCCAAGTAA
- the rpsI gene encoding 30S ribosomal protein S9 has product MAETTVETEELEELSSYTTETAEEQTGQGTSLTAPGAGLGRRKEAIARVRLVPGTGQWTINGRTLEDYFPNKLHQQLVNDPFTLLDLKGRFDVIARIHGGGTGGQAGALRLGISRALNEIDREANRPALKKAGFLTRDARAVERKKAGLKKARKASQFSKR; this is encoded by the coding sequence GTGGCAGAGACCACCGTCGAAACTGAAGAGCTCGAGGAACTGAGCTCATACACCACCGAGACTGCCGAAGAGCAGACCGGCCAGGGTACTTCCCTGACTGCTCCGGGTGCAGGCCTTGGCCGCCGTAAGGAAGCAATTGCGCGCGTCCGTCTCGTCCCCGGCACCGGCCAGTGGACCATCAACGGCCGCACGCTTGAGGACTACTTCCCGAACAAGCTGCACCAGCAGCTCGTGAATGATCCGTTCACTCTCCTCGATCTCAAGGGTCGCTTCGATGTCATCGCCCGTATTCACGGCGGCGGCACCGGAGGCCAGGCCGGCGCGTTGCGCCTTGGCATTTCGCGCGCCCTCAACGAGATTGACCGTGAGGCCAACCGTCCGGCGCTGAAGAAGGCCGGATTCCTCACCCGTGATGCTCGCGCCGTCGAGCGTAAGAAGGCCGGCCTGAAGAAGGCACGCAAGGCCTCGCAGTTCTCGAAGCGTTAA
- the glmM gene encoding phosphoglucosamine mutase, producing the protein MARLFGTDGVRGLANREITPEFALQLGQAAARVLAEDATGRPKAIIGRDTRQSSPMLSHAVGAGLASAGVDVEHVREIPTPGIAYLTSARGYDLGVMISASHNAMPDNGIKFINANGFKLDDAIEDRIEANLAADWDRPVGAEVGWIDESAAVSDRHYMDHLVSIGADLSGLSVVLDCANGAASHVAPKVFQELGADVVVINASPDGRNINRNAGSTHPYRLQQMVKAADADMGFAFDGDADRCLAVDTSGKLVNGDAIMGLLAQSMQEKGELAGNTLVITVMSNLGLRLALDEKGIGYTVTGVGDRYVLEEMLAKGYVLGGEQSGHVINLNHATTGDGTLTGILVASEIARRGEPLHEATKWVEELPQRLINVPNVDKNRTGEIAREVAAAEAELGDTGRVLLRASGTEPLVRVMVEAKTQEQTDRIAENLAAVVADKLAL; encoded by the coding sequence ATGGCTCGTTTATTTGGTACTGACGGCGTACGTGGCCTTGCGAATCGTGAGATCACGCCGGAGTTTGCGCTCCAGCTCGGGCAGGCAGCGGCGCGCGTCCTAGCTGAGGATGCTACGGGTCGCCCCAAGGCCATTATCGGCCGCGATACACGGCAATCTTCGCCTATGCTCTCGCACGCGGTGGGGGCGGGGCTTGCCTCGGCGGGTGTGGACGTTGAGCACGTGCGGGAAATTCCCACGCCCGGCATCGCCTACCTGACCTCTGCCCGTGGCTACGACCTCGGCGTCATGATCTCGGCATCCCACAACGCCATGCCGGACAACGGGATCAAGTTCATCAACGCCAACGGTTTTAAGCTCGACGACGCCATCGAAGACCGCATTGAAGCGAACCTGGCTGCAGACTGGGATCGCCCGGTGGGTGCAGAAGTTGGCTGGATTGACGAGTCCGCGGCCGTCTCTGATCGCCACTACATGGACCACTTGGTCTCAATCGGCGCTGACCTGTCCGGGCTCTCTGTGGTTTTGGACTGTGCAAATGGCGCGGCATCGCACGTGGCGCCGAAGGTCTTCCAGGAGCTCGGGGCGGACGTCGTCGTCATTAACGCCAGCCCCGACGGGCGCAATATCAACCGCAACGCCGGATCGACCCACCCCTACCGGCTCCAGCAGATGGTCAAGGCCGCCGACGCCGATATGGGCTTCGCCTTCGACGGCGACGCCGATCGCTGCCTGGCCGTCGATACTAGTGGCAAGCTGGTCAACGGCGACGCGATCATGGGGCTACTGGCCCAATCAATGCAGGAAAAGGGCGAGCTGGCTGGCAACACGCTGGTTATCACCGTCATGTCCAACCTCGGCTTGCGCCTTGCCCTTGACGAAAAGGGAATTGGTTACACCGTGACCGGCGTGGGGGACCGCTACGTGCTCGAGGAGATGCTGGCCAAGGGATATGTGCTCGGTGGAGAGCAGTCTGGTCACGTCATCAATCTCAACCATGCGACGACGGGCGATGGCACGTTGACCGGCATTCTCGTCGCCTCGGAAATTGCCCGCCGAGGTGAGCCTCTGCACGAAGCCACCAAGTGGGTAGAAGAACTGCCGCAACGTCTCATTAATGTGCCCAACGTGGACAAGAACCGAACCGGCGAGATCGCGCGGGAGGTAGCTGCCGCAGAAGCCGAGCTCGGCGACACTGGCCGCGTTCTTTTGCGCGCCTCGGGCACGGAACCGCTTGTGCGTGTCATGGTCGAGGCGAAGACTCAAGAGCAGACGGATCGGATAGCGGAAAATCTGGCTGCCGTGGTGGCGGATAAGCTCGCGTTGTAG
- the coaA gene encoding type I pantothenate kinase, producing the protein MEHALSPYVTFTHDEWAELAANAPLPLTQHDLDRISSLGDPIDLSEADAIYRPLSALMQTYSTCTGELLKKTSGFYGRQAERTPWIVGIAGSVAVGKSTAARLLRELLSRWPHTPNVELVPTDGFLYPNAVLAEHGIMGRKGFPESYDRRALLDFLQRVKSGDSAIEVPVYDHITYDIVPGEKIVVNKPDILIVEGLNVLQPARTDSSQQLAVSDYFDFSIYLDADEADLEEWYISRFRSLRHTAFSHKDSFFRSYANLTDEEAEATARQIWSSINLPNLRENIAPTRSRATVTLSKGKNHRIEEIKLRKI; encoded by the coding sequence ATGGAACACGCCCTATCGCCGTACGTCACCTTCACCCACGACGAGTGGGCCGAACTCGCAGCCAACGCCCCACTGCCGCTGACGCAGCACGACCTGGATCGGATCTCCTCCCTCGGCGACCCCATCGACCTGTCCGAAGCGGACGCCATCTACCGCCCGCTGTCTGCACTGATGCAAACCTACTCCACCTGTACCGGCGAGCTACTGAAAAAAACAAGCGGATTTTACGGCAGACAAGCCGAACGCACCCCATGGATCGTAGGCATCGCAGGATCCGTAGCCGTGGGCAAATCGACAGCCGCACGACTCCTGCGCGAGCTCCTTTCGCGCTGGCCGCATACCCCCAACGTGGAATTGGTGCCTACCGACGGCTTCCTCTACCCCAACGCCGTACTCGCCGAGCATGGCATCATGGGCCGCAAAGGCTTTCCCGAATCATATGACCGGCGCGCTTTGTTGGATTTCCTCCAACGGGTCAAATCTGGCGATAGCGCTATCGAAGTGCCAGTGTACGACCACATCACCTACGACATCGTTCCCGGCGAAAAGATCGTCGTCAACAAGCCGGACATCCTCATCGTGGAGGGGCTCAACGTCCTTCAGCCGGCACGCACCGACTCGAGTCAGCAACTCGCCGTCTCGGACTACTTTGACTTCTCCATCTACCTCGACGCCGACGAGGCCGACCTCGAGGAATGGTACATTTCGCGCTTCCGTTCGCTCCGCCACACAGCCTTCTCGCACAAGGACTCGTTCTTCCGCAGCTATGCCAACCTCACCGACGAGGAGGCCGAGGCGACCGCCCGCCAGATCTGGTCATCTATTAACCTGCCCAATCTGCGCGAAAACATCGCCCCGACGCGCTCGCGCGCAACGGTCACGTTGTCCAAAGGCAAAAATCACCGCATCGAAGAAATCAAACTGCGCAAGATCTAG
- the glmS gene encoding glutamine--fructose-6-phosphate transaminase (isomerizing), producing MCGIVGYISAKACRTPLNAVLEGLTRLEYRGYDSAGVALVGESITTVKKAGRVANLEQELCNRGVPDAVAAIGHTRWATHGSPSDANAHPHVSPDGSVAIVHNGIIENHAALRAELAARGATFASETDSEIIAHLLAPLVAAHGDLTVAMREVVARLEGSFAIVAVAAAQPDRVVAARRNSPLVVGIGEGENFLGSDVAAFVGRTRTALAIGQDQIVTVWADKVEVTDFLGVPVDNEVYDVDWNVETAVTGGYATFMDKEIHEQPTAVEETLRGRLQGGRLTLDELRIPESELRAIDKIIVVACGTAAYAGHVAKYAIEHWCRIPVEVELAHEFRYRDPVVNSKTLVIAISQSGETMDTLMAIRHAAEQGSRVLSIVNTYGSTIARESDAVLYTHAGPEVAVASTKAFTAQIAACYLLGLYLAELRGNKFADEVASYLGELSAMPARMEKVLAQEADIKRLAARLKDVTSVLFLGRHVGYPVALEGALKLKELAYIHAEGFAAGELKHGPIALVEEGLAVFIIVPTPRREMLHAKVISNLHEVQARGACPIVIAQEGDSSVDDIDNVFRVPADTPTLMMPLVNVIPLQIFACELARQKGLDVDKPRNLAKSVTVE from the coding sequence ATGTGTGGAATCGTTGGATACATTTCAGCTAAGGCCTGCCGAACGCCGCTTAACGCCGTCCTCGAAGGTCTGACTCGACTCGAATACCGTGGCTACGACTCGGCCGGCGTAGCGCTGGTGGGGGAGAGCATCACCACGGTGAAGAAGGCCGGTCGCGTGGCCAACTTGGAACAGGAGCTGTGTAATCGGGGTGTCCCCGACGCCGTCGCCGCCATTGGACACACGCGGTGGGCGACACACGGCTCGCCTTCGGATGCGAACGCCCACCCGCACGTCTCGCCCGATGGATCTGTGGCGATCGTCCATAACGGGATTATCGAGAACCACGCCGCGCTGCGTGCTGAGCTGGCCGCTCGCGGTGCTACCTTTGCCTCCGAGACAGATTCGGAGATCATCGCCCATCTGCTCGCACCTCTCGTGGCTGCTCACGGTGACCTCACCGTCGCAATGCGCGAGGTGGTCGCCCGCTTAGAGGGTTCGTTCGCGATTGTTGCGGTGGCCGCAGCCCAGCCTGACCGCGTGGTGGCGGCGCGGCGCAACTCCCCGCTCGTCGTTGGCATCGGCGAGGGAGAGAACTTCCTCGGCTCGGACGTGGCCGCGTTCGTGGGTCGCACCCGCACAGCGCTCGCGATTGGCCAGGACCAGATAGTGACCGTGTGGGCGGACAAGGTGGAGGTCACTGACTTCCTCGGCGTGCCCGTGGATAACGAGGTCTACGACGTGGATTGGAACGTGGAGACCGCCGTGACCGGCGGGTATGCCACCTTTATGGACAAGGAGATCCACGAACAGCCTACTGCCGTGGAGGAGACACTGCGCGGGCGTCTTCAGGGTGGCCGTCTCACCTTGGACGAGTTGCGCATCCCGGAGTCGGAGTTGCGCGCAATCGACAAGATCATCGTGGTGGCCTGTGGCACGGCGGCGTACGCGGGACACGTGGCCAAATACGCCATTGAACACTGGTGCCGTATCCCGGTCGAGGTAGAGCTCGCGCACGAGTTCCGTTATCGCGACCCGGTGGTGAATTCCAAGACGCTCGTTATCGCAATTTCGCAGTCGGGCGAGACGATGGATACCCTCATGGCGATTCGTCACGCCGCCGAGCAGGGCTCACGCGTGCTCTCGATTGTGAACACTTACGGTTCGACGATTGCCCGGGAGTCCGACGCCGTCTTGTACACCCACGCTGGCCCCGAGGTGGCGGTGGCTTCCACGAAGGCGTTCACCGCGCAGATCGCGGCTTGCTACCTGCTCGGGCTCTACCTGGCTGAGCTGCGTGGAAATAAGTTTGCTGACGAGGTCGCATCTTACCTGGGTGAGCTAAGCGCTATGCCTGCGCGGATGGAGAAAGTCCTGGCGCAGGAGGCAGATATTAAGCGGCTGGCTGCCAGGTTGAAGGACGTGACGTCGGTTCTCTTCCTCGGCCGACACGTGGGCTATCCGGTGGCGCTCGAAGGTGCCCTCAAGCTTAAGGAGCTGGCCTACATTCACGCCGAGGGTTTTGCCGCAGGCGAGCTCAAGCACGGTCCGATCGCGCTCGTGGAGGAGGGACTTGCGGTCTTCATCATCGTCCCCACCCCGCGCCGCGAGATGCTCCACGCGAAGGTCATCTCCAACCTCCACGAAGTGCAGGCGCGTGGCGCCTGCCCGATCGTCATTGCACAGGAGGGGGATTCCTCGGTGGACGACATCGACAATGTCTTCCGTGTCCCCGCCGACACTCCGACCCTCATGATGCCTTTGGTCAACGTCATCCCATTGCAGATTTTTGCGTGCGAGTTGGCGCGGCAGAAGGGACTCGACGTCGATAAACCCAGGAACCTTGCCAAGTCGGTGACGGTCGAGTAG
- a CDS encoding bifunctional ADP-dependent NAD(P)H-hydrate dehydratase/NAD(P)H-hydrate epimerase — MYRAFNATAVRGAEEPLLAAGEPLMERAAYAVAQAVIRTRPAPGARILALVGKGNNGGDALFAAAYLARRGFFVTAVFTDAHGGALAAAERSGVRLVNLPDADPSDLLSLARRAEVWIDGLLGIGARGGAREPYATWISALVQQRAAMPVAPVVVAVDVPSGVGVDDADLPGPFLPADLTVATGCLKPAHLLPPARYACGQVEVVELGIKPGEPPVACEVTDADVADLWHIPGREDHKYTRGVVGLVTGSREYPGAGVLSAAGALGGGPGMVRYLGTSPHVARAFPEVVPVTGRVQSWVVGSGLTDLDAVAGIVDQAISERLPIVLDAAAIRLVYGRALPESVVLTPHPGELADLLSAHGMAWDRARVESQPVVAATRAAQLTGATIAAKFATTLIAAPVGAVFAQGRGPGWTGTAGAGDVLAGLMGTILAAHADALREEPERSAVLAAAAVHIHQRAAAQAAGTLAGRVGQPITASDIARALPSTIGSILND, encoded by the coding sequence ATGTATCGAGCGTTTAATGCCACGGCTGTGCGTGGCGCAGAAGAACCGCTGCTCGCGGCCGGCGAGCCCCTCATGGAGCGCGCCGCCTATGCGGTGGCACAGGCCGTGATCCGTACCCGGCCAGCGCCCGGCGCGCGCATCCTCGCCCTGGTCGGGAAGGGCAACAACGGCGGTGATGCCCTCTTTGCCGCCGCCTACCTCGCCCGCCGGGGCTTCTTCGTCACCGCTGTGTTCACCGATGCCCATGGCGGCGCTCTGGCCGCCGCTGAGCGAAGTGGGGTCAGACTAGTCAATCTTCCAGACGCCGACCCATCCGACCTGCTTTCGCTCGCTCGTCGCGCGGAGGTGTGGATAGACGGTCTGCTCGGCATCGGTGCCCGAGGAGGGGCTCGGGAGCCCTACGCCACCTGGATTTCAGCTTTGGTTCAGCAACGCGCGGCCATGCCGGTTGCGCCTGTCGTGGTCGCGGTGGACGTCCCCTCGGGCGTCGGGGTCGACGACGCCGACCTCCCAGGCCCGTTTCTCCCCGCTGACCTGACGGTCGCCACGGGTTGCCTCAAACCCGCTCACCTCTTGCCGCCCGCGCGCTATGCATGTGGGCAGGTCGAGGTGGTCGAATTGGGCATCAAGCCCGGCGAGCCGCCGGTGGCATGCGAGGTGACCGACGCCGACGTCGCAGACCTATGGCACATTCCTGGGCGCGAGGACCACAAATACACCCGCGGAGTGGTTGGCTTGGTCACCGGATCGCGCGAGTATCCGGGCGCTGGTGTGCTCAGCGCTGCCGGGGCGCTCGGCGGCGGGCCGGGGATGGTGCGTTATTTGGGCACGAGCCCGCACGTCGCGCGCGCGTTCCCGGAGGTGGTGCCCGTTACCGGACGAGTCCAGTCCTGGGTGGTCGGCTCGGGGCTGACGGATCTTGACGCTGTCGCAGGCATAGTGGACCAGGCTATCTCCGAGCGTCTTCCGATAGTGCTCGACGCCGCCGCGATCCGTCTCGTATATGGGCGTGCGCTGCCCGAATCCGTCGTGCTCACCCCGCATCCGGGGGAATTGGCTGACCTCCTAAGTGCGCACGGCATGGCCTGGGATCGGGCCCGTGTGGAATCCCAGCCGGTCGTGGCCGCAACGCGGGCGGCTCAGCTGACCGGTGCCACGATCGCCGCGAAGTTCGCCACCACGCTGATCGCCGCCCCGGTCGGTGCCGTGTTCGCCCAGGGGCGCGGGCCTGGCTGGACTGGCACGGCGGGCGCGGGCGACGTCCTGGCCGGGCTCATGGGGACGATCCTCGCTGCACATGCCGACGCGCTCAGGGAAGAACCCGAACGTAGCGCGGTTTTGGCCGCCGCCGCGGTACATATCCATCAGCGCGCGGCCGCGCAGGCCGCGGGTACACTAGCCGGGCGCGTCGGCCAACCGATTACCGCCTCGGACATCGCCCGCGCTCTTCCCTCCACGATTGGCTCGATACTCAATGACTGA
- the alr gene encoding alanine racemase, whose translation MTDFPSRALISHSAFVHNLRRVRSTTSAEVMAIVKGNAYGHGLERIARWAWEEGVRWFGVAQLAEALELRSYLPQARILTWIYAPSTDLTEAFAADLDLSIGAVWALDALAHARHAKVHIKVDTGMARGGFTMRELRSHAERIAQLEREGCIDVVGLWSHLARADEPDSAETARQVKRFEEAAGVLAQVGVIPERLHLAASAGTLWHPATHYDMVRPGIALYGLSPDPAVQTAAELGLRPVMQLEADIMTTREVPAGTGISYNHTYTTPEPTRLAVVPLGYADGIARSASNAMAVTVNGVRCPIRGKVCMDQFVVEGQVCSGDVAVLFGDAAAGFTTADDWAGATATIGYEIVTRIGSHVPRLDAP comes from the coding sequence ATGACTGATTTTCCTTCTCGCGCCCTTATCTCGCACTCGGCTTTCGTCCACAATCTCCGTCGCGTCAGGTCGACGACGTCGGCCGAGGTCATGGCCATTGTCAAGGGCAACGCCTACGGGCACGGGTTGGAGCGCATCGCGCGCTGGGCGTGGGAGGAGGGCGTGCGCTGGTTCGGCGTCGCGCAACTGGCTGAGGCCCTCGAACTGCGCTCTTATCTTCCTCAAGCGCGGATCCTCACGTGGATATACGCCCCCAGTACCGATCTGACCGAGGCGTTCGCCGCGGATCTCGACCTGTCGATCGGCGCGGTATGGGCACTCGACGCGCTCGCGCACGCGCGCCACGCCAAGGTCCACATTAAGGTCGATACTGGCATGGCTCGCGGTGGATTTACTATGCGTGAGCTGCGCAGCCATGCCGAACGCATCGCGCAGCTGGAGCGAGAGGGCTGCATCGACGTCGTTGGCCTGTGGTCCCACCTCGCTCGTGCGGATGAGCCGGATAGCGCAGAAACAGCGCGACAGGTGAAGCGCTTCGAGGAGGCCGCTGGGGTGCTTGCGCAAGTCGGGGTGATCCCGGAGCGCTTGCATTTGGCGGCATCCGCGGGAACGCTCTGGCACCCGGCTACTCACTACGACATGGTCCGTCCCGGCATCGCGCTCTACGGGTTGAGCCCAGATCCAGCCGTGCAGACCGCTGCTGAGCTCGGGTTACGACCTGTCATGCAGCTCGAGGCCGACATCATGACCACCCGAGAGGTGCCAGCCGGCACTGGGATCTCCTACAACCACACGTATACGACGCCGGAGCCGACCCGCCTGGCTGTGGTGCCGCTCGGCTACGCGGACGGGATCGCCCGATCGGCCTCGAATGCGATGGCTGTGACGGTCAACGGCGTGCGCTGCCCGATTAGGGGAAAGGTCTGCATGGACCAATTCGTCGTGGAGGGACAGGTATGCTCGGGGGATGTCGCCGTCCTCTTCGGCGACGCTGCGGCAGGATTTACAACTGCCGACGACTGGGCGGGTGCGACGGCGACGATCGGTTACGAAATCGTCACCCGTATTGGATCCCACGTCCCTCGCCTAGACGCGCCCTAG
- the tsaE gene encoding tRNA (adenosine(37)-N6)-threonylcarbamoyltransferase complex ATPase subunit type 1 TsaE, whose protein sequence is MKLVAPTVEDIHRVGRALGESAQPGDLVMLNGPLGAGKTTMTQGIADGLEVTDHVSSPTFVIAQIHPGKYDLVHVDAYRLTSMEELDALDLDTSLADSVTVVEWGSGKVEALTGSRLEIDIERPTGADGGQVELGADEPRTLTFRPVGSRGSALAEAVYAKVADLAVDRRVG, encoded by the coding sequence ATGAAGCTTGTAGCACCAACTGTTGAAGATATTCACCGTGTAGGCCGCGCACTCGGCGAATCTGCCCAGCCGGGCGACCTCGTCATGCTTAACGGCCCGCTTGGGGCCGGGAAGACAACGATGACGCAAGGAATCGCGGACGGGCTCGAGGTCACCGATCACGTCTCCTCGCCCACCTTCGTCATCGCTCAGATTCACCCAGGAAAATACGATCTCGTCCACGTCGATGCCTATCGGCTGACGTCGATGGAGGAGCTGGATGCGCTCGATCTCGACACCTCGCTGGCAGATTCTGTGACGGTGGTCGAATGGGGGAGCGGCAAAGTTGAGGCGCTCACGGGCTCCCGGTTGGAGATCGACATCGAGCGGCCCACCGGCGCTGACGGTGGGCAAGTCGAGCTCGGCGCAGACGAGCCGCGCACCCTCACATTCCGCCCCGTTGGCTCGCGTGGCAGCGCCCTCGCCGAGGCGGTATACGCGAAGGTGGCAGACCTCGCCGTAGATAGGCGCGTAGGCTAA
- the tsaB gene encoding tRNA (adenosine(37)-N6)-threonylcarbamoyltransferase complex dimerization subunit type 1 TsaB → MDFLTIDSSAGIEVGVCRSDMGNYRDLAVASVDSTREHAEKLTPLIKAVLTDAGIRRSEAIVVGTGPGAFTGLRAGLVTARTLARAWGIPLYGLCSLEVLALAAADLGAQEMVSIIDARRKEVYAMRARPMGGDDVAVITEPAVLKPAELAEELRRHPAVVAAMSADLYPELAGERVVVAPSPSVMARLADSRIARSEAGEDIILDTAPLYLRRPDIHQG, encoded by the coding sequence GTGGACTTTCTAACGATTGATTCATCAGCTGGCATTGAGGTCGGCGTGTGCCGCTCGGATATGGGCAACTACCGTGACCTCGCCGTCGCTAGCGTAGATTCGACCCGCGAGCACGCGGAAAAGCTCACCCCGCTCATCAAGGCAGTCCTCACGGACGCGGGTATCAGGCGCTCGGAAGCGATCGTCGTCGGTACTGGTCCGGGGGCCTTCACCGGGCTGCGCGCCGGTCTCGTCACGGCTCGCACCCTCGCCCGAGCCTGGGGCATCCCGTTGTATGGGCTCTGTTCCCTCGAGGTCCTCGCTCTGGCTGCGGCGGATCTTGGCGCTCAGGAGATGGTCAGCATCATCGACGCCCGCCGCAAAGAGGTGTACGCGATGCGCGCCCGCCCGATGGGTGGCGACGACGTCGCCGTCATCACCGAGCCAGCCGTGCTCAAACCCGCTGAGCTGGCTGAGGAGCTGCGCCGCCATCCGGCTGTCGTCGCCGCCATGTCGGCTGATCTGTATCCGGAGCTTGCGGGCGAGCGCGTCGTCGTCGCCCCCAGCCCGTCAGTGATGGCCCGGCTTGCCGACTCGCGTATCGCTCGGAGCGAGGCAGGGGAGGACATAATCCTCGACACCGCGCCGCTCTACCTGCGGCGCCCCGACATCCATCAAGGATAG